The Tripterygium wilfordii isolate XIE 37 chromosome 17, ASM1340144v1, whole genome shotgun sequence genome has a window encoding:
- the LOC119982487 gene encoding probable aspartic proteinase GIP1: MIQSQCKLFWASSYIMQTPEHFTLHNTWKYQSISHETIMSLPLSILFSFTLLLLYALPLQAAFLSPVRKDHTTLQYTLPILLKTPLQPTQLVLDLGGSFSWINCYNNYTSSTYHHIFCDTPLCTYTQSFACGNCYDKPFGPNCANNTCDLFPENPIIRDRGLDSVGLDDALTDTLALPTTDGKAQGPLGLVHDFIFSCAKASLLKKLANGATGMAGLGRSNISLQAQVSDSVSASRYFALCLSGSKTDPGVVFFGTGGPYYFLPKIDLSLFLIYTPLLVNPSGSTLIVYPHPSDEYYIGLTSVVVNGKVAPINASLLAIDESGFGGTKISTVNPYTVLQSSIYKAVTEAFVKESATFNLTVTKPVKPFSVCYPAGQIMSWRVGPRVPTVDLVLHSKSVVWRIYGSNSMVRIIKKGLDLWCLGFVDGGAKAKTSIVIGGYQIEDNLLQFDLKSNRLGLTSSILVHGTTCANFNFTAKSTKI, encoded by the coding sequence atGATCCAAAGTCAATGTAAACTTTTCTGGGCATCTTCCTATATAATGCAAACCCCAGAACACTTCACTTTGCACAACACTTGGAAATACCAATCCATAAGCCACGAGACGATAATGTCACTTCCATTATCCATCCTCTTCTCCTTCACTTTACTTCTTCTCTATGCACTCCCTCTACAAGCAGCATTCCTCTCACCAGTGCGAAAGGACCATACTACCCTCCAATACACCCTCCCAATCCTCCTAAAAACCCCTCTTCAACCCACCCAACTCGTCCTCGACCTCGGCGGCTCCTTCTCCTGGATCAACTGCTACAACAATTACACTTCCTCCACTTACCACCACATCTTCTGCGACACTCCTCTCTGTACTTACACCCAATCCTTCGCCTGCGGCAATTGTTACGACAAACCCTTCGGTCCCAATTGCGCAAACAACACTTGCGATCTCTTCCCCGAAAACCCAATCATTCGCGACCGTGGGCTCGATTCAGTGGGCCTGGATGACGCTCTCACAGACACCCTCGCATTGCCCACCACGGACGGCAAGGCCCAAGGCCCACTGGGCCTTGTCCATGACTTTATCTTCTCTTGTGCGAAAGCGTCGCTTCTCAAGAAGCTCGCGAACGGGGCCACTGGTATGGCTGGGCTGGGCCGGTCTAACATTTCTTTACAAGCGCAGGTTAGTGACTCTGTCTCCGCGTCTCGTTATTTTGCGCTGTGTTTGTCGGGGTCTAAGACGGATCCGGGTGTGGTTTTCTTCGGTACGGGTGGGCCGTATTATTTTTTGCCCAAGATTGACCTTTCGTTGTTCCTTATTTACACTCCACTCCTCGTGAATCCATCGGGAAGCACACTAATCGTGTATCCTCATCCGTCCGATGAGTATTACATTGGTTTGACTTCCGTCGTAGTCAACGGGAAAGTTGCGCCAATTAATGCGTCTCTGCTAGCCATTGATGAGTCTGGATTCGGTGGGACCAAGATCAGCACCGTTAATCCATATACAGTGCTACAGAGTTCTATCTACAAGGCAGTGACTGAAGCGTTTGTTAAAGAATCAGCTACTTTTAACCTCACAGTAACAAAGCCGGTCAAGCCATTTAGTGTATGCTATCCGGCGGGCCAGATCATGAGTTGGCGCGTGGGACCCAGGGTACCGACCGTTGATCTTGTGCTACATAGCAAGAGCGTGGTTTGGAGAATCTATGGATCTAATTCAATGGTCAGGATTATAAAGAAGGGTTTGGATCTGTGGTGCTTGGGATTCGTTGATGGTGGGGCCAAAGCGAAAACATCGATCGTGATTGGAGGATATCAGATAGAGGACAATTTGCTACAGTTTGATCTGAAGTCAAACCGATTGGGGTTGACTTCATCCATTTTGGTTCATGGAACCACGTGTGCTAACTTTAATTTCACTGCAAAATCCACGAAGATCTGA
- the LOC119982489 gene encoding uncharacterized isomerase BH0283-like, protein MKIRKIHALILEVMLAQPYLALLRTLIHNNPIQNMAKKPVKYYVVDAFTDSAFKGNPAAVCLLEDESDRDDTWLQAVAAEFNISETCYLTPIAEPDNNENPNPRFSLRWFTPVAEVNLCGHATLAAAHTLFATGLVNSSIIEFETLSGILTAKRVPQIKKADALVQNGEEKEIFLIELDFPTVTTTEFNAVEVASISEALNGASIIDIRRTTTTDDLFIVLPSGNSVIELQPEFDKIEKFPGRGLIVSAVAPPDSGFDFLSRFFCPKYGINEDPVCGSAHCALAPYWSKKLGKSDFVAFQASPRGGTLNIHLDEQNHRVLLRGKAVTVMEGSLLV, encoded by the exons ATGAAAATAAGGAAAATTCATGCCTTAATCTTGGAAGTCATGTTGGCTCAGCCATACTTGGCACTTTTAAGAACTTTGATTCATAACAATCCAATCCAAAATATGGCAAAAAAGCCTGTCAAGTACTATGTG GTGGACGCGTTCACCGACTCCGCCTTCAAAGGGAACCCGGCGGCAGTGTGTCTATTAGAGGACGAGAGTGATAGAGATGACACGTGGCTCCAAGCTGTGGCGGCGGAATTCAATATCTCCGAGACTTGTTACCTCACCCCGATCGCTGAGCCGGATAACAACGAAAACCCTAATCCGAGATTCTCTCTCAGATGGTTCACTCCCGTTGCAGAG GTTAACCTTTGTGGCCATGCAACATTAGCGGCTGCACACACTCTCTTTGCTACTGGTCTGGTAAATTCTAGCATTATTGAGTTTGAAACTCTATCGGGAATATTGACTGCTAAAAGGGTTCCACAAATCAAGAAAGCTGATGCCTTGGTTCAGAATGgcgaagaaaaagaaatatttctCATTGAACTGGATTTTCCTACTGTCACAACGACAGAATTTAACGCTGTTGAAGTTGCCTCAATTTCTGAAGCCTTGAACGGTGCCTCCATAATTGATATAAGGAGGACTACCACCACAGATGACCTCTTT ATTGTGCTTCCGTCAGGTAATTCTGTTATAGAATTACAGCCAGAGTTTGACAAGATAGAGAAGTTTCCTGGGAGGGGATTGATTGTTTCAGCAGTTGCACCCCCGGACTCAGGATTTGATTTTTTGAGTCGATTCTTCTGTCCAAAATATGGTATCAATGAG GATCCTGTTTGTGGAAGTGCACATTGTGCCTTGGCACCTTATTGGAGCAAAAAGCTCGGGAAGAGCGATTTTGTTGCATTCCAG GCGTCACCTAGAGGTGGAACCCTGAACATTCATTTGGATGAGCAGAACCACAGAGTGCTGTTGCGAGGCAAAGCTGTTACCGTAATGGAAGGCTCTCTTTTAGTTTAG
- the LOC119982488 gene encoding bHLH transcription factor RHL1 isoform X1 codes for MEGQRSWETPMHFMSLSSGGDVNDVFDASQDDTNHRFVVADGVTENQLNALSLSQWIYDPKAPQNYFDFLAENSICLEEASTTDTLEGIPLPLGGKYAADGDSEIQRELYNHPGRAFDLQSADSPLSMDVWQTKPSPSVHESDNLDGSVDVKHPEHNQVYYFQQYNEGEQRKKFASPRNQRQNQTLTSRRQHAKGNESNFSQFLPRETDAVGGGLKLKPHCSLKNQRATITDRLRRLRVAERLKALQDQLPHPAEGSQASVLTEIIDHIKYLQFKLKDLSRSKLGGEPTYARFIFLEGYGHYVLHENMMNEPLEEMMGKLLEADRSMATLLLESRGLYVMPMATAEGSSQAT; via the exons ATGGAAGGACAAAGAAGCTGGGAGACCCCTATGCATTTTATGTCATTGAGTTCTGGCGGGGATGTTAATGATGTCTTCGATGCATCTCAAGATGATACAAACCACCGATTTGTTGTGGCAGATGGTGTGACCGAAAACCAGCTTAATGCACTATCTCTATCTCAATGGATTTATGATCCAAAGGCACCTCAAAActattttgattttcttgctGAAAATTCAATTTGTTTAGAGGAGGCTTCTACTACAGATACATTGGAGGGTATTCCTCTGCCACTTGGTGGTAAATATGCAGCTGATGGGGATTCTGAGATTCAAAGAGAACTATACAACCACCCTGGGAGGGCATTTGATCTTCAATCGGCTGATTCTCCCCTTAGCATGGATGTTTGGCAAACAAAACCATCTCCCTCTGTGCACGAGAGTGACAATCTTGATGGTTCAGTTGATGTAAAACACCCTGAGCATAAT CAGGTATACTATTTCCAACAATATAACGAaggagaacaaagaaaaaagtttgcaAGTCCTCGCAATCAGAGACAAAATCAG ACTCTTACTTCAAGGAGACAACATGCAAAGGGAAATGAAAGCAACTTTTCTCAGTTTCTTCCAAGAGAAACAGATGCTGTAGGTGGTGGTCTCAAGCTGAAACCACATTGTAGTTTGAAAAATCAAAGAGCTACCATAACTGATCGG CTACGCAGGCTACGAGTTGCTGAAAGACTGAAGGCATTGCAAGACCAGCTTCCTCATCCAGCAGAG GGTAGCCAAGCATCTGTTCTGACTGAAATTATTGACCATATAAAGTATCTGCAATTTAAATTAAAG GATTTGAGCCGCAGCAAACTGGGAGGTGAACCAACTTATGCACGTTTCATTTTTCTTGAG GGATATGGTCACTATGTTCTCCATGAAAACATGATGAATGAACCACTTGAAGAGATGATGGGAAAGTTACTAGAAGCCGATCGTTCTATGGCAACCCTATTGCTGGAGAGCAGAGGCCTTTATGTGATGCCCATGGCTACTGCTGAAGGATCAAGTCAAGCAACATAA
- the LOC119982488 gene encoding bHLH transcription factor RHL1 isoform X2 → MEGQRSWETPMHFMSLSSGGDVNDVFDASQDDTNHRFVVADGVTENQLNALSLSQWIYDPKAPQNYFDFLAENSICLEEASTTDTLEGIPLPLGGKYAADGDSEIQRELYNHPGRAFDLQSADSPLSMDVWQTKPSPSVHESDNLDGSVDVKHPEHNVYYFQQYNEGEQRKKFASPRNQRQNQTLTSRRQHAKGNESNFSQFLPRETDAVGGGLKLKPHCSLKNQRATITDRLRRLRVAERLKALQDQLPHPAEGSQASVLTEIIDHIKYLQFKLKDLSRSKLGGEPTYARFIFLEGYGHYVLHENMMNEPLEEMMGKLLEADRSMATLLLESRGLYVMPMATAEGSSQAT, encoded by the exons ATGGAAGGACAAAGAAGCTGGGAGACCCCTATGCATTTTATGTCATTGAGTTCTGGCGGGGATGTTAATGATGTCTTCGATGCATCTCAAGATGATACAAACCACCGATTTGTTGTGGCAGATGGTGTGACCGAAAACCAGCTTAATGCACTATCTCTATCTCAATGGATTTATGATCCAAAGGCACCTCAAAActattttgattttcttgctGAAAATTCAATTTGTTTAGAGGAGGCTTCTACTACAGATACATTGGAGGGTATTCCTCTGCCACTTGGTGGTAAATATGCAGCTGATGGGGATTCTGAGATTCAAAGAGAACTATACAACCACCCTGGGAGGGCATTTGATCTTCAATCGGCTGATTCTCCCCTTAGCATGGATGTTTGGCAAACAAAACCATCTCCCTCTGTGCACGAGAGTGACAATCTTGATGGTTCAGTTGATGTAAAACACCCTGAGCATAAT GTATACTATTTCCAACAATATAACGAaggagaacaaagaaaaaagtttgcaAGTCCTCGCAATCAGAGACAAAATCAG ACTCTTACTTCAAGGAGACAACATGCAAAGGGAAATGAAAGCAACTTTTCTCAGTTTCTTCCAAGAGAAACAGATGCTGTAGGTGGTGGTCTCAAGCTGAAACCACATTGTAGTTTGAAAAATCAAAGAGCTACCATAACTGATCGG CTACGCAGGCTACGAGTTGCTGAAAGACTGAAGGCATTGCAAGACCAGCTTCCTCATCCAGCAGAG GGTAGCCAAGCATCTGTTCTGACTGAAATTATTGACCATATAAAGTATCTGCAATTTAAATTAAAG GATTTGAGCCGCAGCAAACTGGGAGGTGAACCAACTTATGCACGTTTCATTTTTCTTGAG GGATATGGTCACTATGTTCTCCATGAAAACATGATGAATGAACCACTTGAAGAGATGATGGGAAAGTTACTAGAAGCCGATCGTTCTATGGCAACCCTATTGCTGGAGAGCAGAGGCCTTTATGTGATGCCCATGGCTACTGCTGAAGGATCAAGTCAAGCAACATAA